In Penaeus vannamei isolate JL-2024 chromosome 15, ASM4276789v1, whole genome shotgun sequence, the following are encoded in one genomic region:
- the LOC138864172 gene encoding uncharacterized protein → MLGNSLRNRLRATLIRGQTKAEDVFDIKNEKGQSTDPLCRRKDGRWTEITGWDIDNTRRLRARPMTRWHDEITNFGGEDWKQRMQGKNDWKRLGEPFVLQ, encoded by the coding sequence ATGCTGGGTAATAGCCTAAGAAATCGGTTGAGGGCGACGCTGATCAGGGGACAGACCAAGGCGGAAGATGTATTTGACATTAAAAACGAGAAAGGGCAATCGACAGATCCTCTGTGCAGGAGAAAGGACGGCAGATGGACAGAAATaacaggctgggatatagataaCACAAGAAGGCTaagggccagaccaatgacaagatggcatGACGAAATAACGAACTTTGGGGGCGAAGACTGGAAGCAAAGAATGCAAGGCAAGAACgattggaaaagattgggagagccCTTCGTCCTGCAGTAG